In one window of Ovis aries strain OAR_USU_Benz2616 breed Rambouillet chromosome 3, ARS-UI_Ramb_v3.0, whole genome shotgun sequence DNA:
- the TMTC3 gene encoding protein O-mannosyl-transferase TMTC3, whose product MEKMADINLKEVTLIVGVVAVCYWNSLFCGFVFDDVSAILDNKDLHPSTPLKTLFQNDFWGTPMSEERSHKSYRPLTVLTFRLNYLFSELTPMSYHLLNMIFHAVVSVIFLKVCRLFLNNQSSMIASLLFAVHPIHTEAVTGVVGRAELLSSIFFLAAFLSYTKSKGPDNSIVWTPIALTVFLVAVATLCKEQGITVVGICCVYEVFIAQGYTLPLLCTTAGQFLRGKGSIPFSMLQTLIKLIVLMFSTLLLVVIRVQVIQSQLPVFTRFDNPAAVSPTPTRQLTFNYLLPVNAWLLLNPSELCCDWTMGTIPLIESFLDVRNLATFIFFCFLGALGVFSLRYPSNSSKTVLMALSLMALPFIPASNLFFPVGFVVAERVLYVPSMGFCILVAHGWQKISNKSVFKKLSWVCLSLVIFTHALKTLHRNWDWESEYTLFMSALKVNKNNAKLWNNVGHALENEKNFERALKYFLQATHVQPDDIGAHMNVGRTYKNLNRTKEAEESYMTAKSLMPQIIPGKKYAARIAPNHLNVYINLANLIRANESRLEEADQLYRQAISMRPDFKQAYISRGELLLKMNKPIKAKEAYLKALELDRNNADLWYNLAIVHIELKEPNEALKNFNHALELNPKHKLALFNSAILMQESGEVRLRPEARKRLLSYINEEPQDANGYFNLGMLAMDDKKDSEAEIWMKKAIKLQADFRSALFNLALLYSQTAKELMALPVLEELLKYYPDHIKGLILKGDILMNQKKDIRGAKKCFEKILEMDPGNVQGKHNLCVVYFEEKDLLKAERCLVETLALAPHEEYIQRHLNIVRDKISSSSFVEQPIFPAGKTSGVEGDKIPTENVKEIKSEPRPTQIIKTNDNKSQSKASKQLGKSTDKEIPHKTTKEIKEIEKKRVAALKRLEEIERILNGE is encoded by the exons ATGGAAAAGATGGCTGATATTAACCTCAAAGAAGTAACCTTAATAGTTGGTGTGGTTGCTGTTTGCTATTGGAACAGCctgttttgtggttttgtttttgacGATGTTTCAGCAATACTGGATAATAAAGACCTGCATCCATCTACacctttaaaaactttatttcagAATGATTTCTGGGGGACCCCTATGTCTGAA gaGAGAAGCCACAAGTCTTACCGTCCTTTAACAGTATTGACATTTCGCTTAAATTATCTGTTCAGTGAACTAACACCAATGTCATATCATCTCCTAAATATGATTTTTCATGCTGTGGTTAGTGTGATATTTCTTAAAGTCTGCAGACTTTTTCTGAATAACCAGAGTAGTATGATTGCCTCTTTACTTTTTGCGGTGCACCCAATACATACAGAAGCa GTAACAGGTGTTGTAGGAAGAGCAGAACTTCTGTCATCTATCTTTTTTCTAGCTGCATTTTTATCATATACTAAATCAAAAGGACCAGATAATTCCATAG TGTGGACTCCAATTGCATTGACAGTTTTTTTAGTGGCTGTTGCAACACTGTGTAAAGAACAAGGAATAACAGttgtgggaatttgctgtgtatATGAAGTATTTATTGCCCAAGGG tataCTTTGCCATTGTTATGTACTACTGCTGGACAGTTTCTTCGTGGAAAGGGTAGTATTCCATTTTCTATGCTGCAGACACTAATAAAACTCATTGTCTTGATGTTCAGTACACTGTTACTTGTTGTGATTAGAGTCCAGGTTATTCAGTCGCAACTTCCAGTGTTCACCAG GTTTGATAACCCAGCTGCTGTAAGCCCAACTCCTACAAGGCAGCTAACTTTTAACTACCTGCTTCCTGTGAATGCTTGGCTTCTATTAAATCCTTCAGAGCTCTGCTGTGATTGGACCATGGGAACAATACCACTGATAGAGTCATTTCTAGATGTTCGAAATCTtgccacatttatttttttttgctttttgggaGCTTTGGGAGTATTTAGTCTCAGATATCCTAGTAATTCCTCCAAGACTGTTTTAATG gCGCTCTCTTTAATGGCATTACCATTTATTCCTGCATCAAATCTTTTTTTCCCAGTTGGATTTGTTGTTGCTGAGCGAGTACTATATGTTCCTAGCATGGGGTTCTGTATTTTGGTAGCCCATGGATGGCAGAAAATATCAAACAAAAG TGTGTTTAAAAAGTTATCCTGGGTTTGTCTATCTTTGGTGATATTCACTCATGCCTTAAAAACACTCCACAGGAATTGGGATTGGGAGTCTGAATATACGCTGTTTATGTCAGCCTTGAAG gtaaataaaaataatgccaaATTATGGAATAATGTGGGTCATGctctggaaaatgaaaaaaactttgAGAGAGCTTTGAAATACTTCTTACAGGCTACGCATGTTCAGCCAG atgaTATTGGTGCCCACATGAATGTAGGAAGAACttacaaaaatttaaatagaaccaaagaagctgaagaatCTTATATGACAGCTAAGTCGCTGATGCCTCAA ATTATTCCTGGTAAAAAATACGCAGCCAGAATTGCACCTAaccatttaaatgtttatattaatctGGCCAACCTGATCCGAGCAAATGAGTCCCGACTGGAAGAAGCAGATCAGCTGTACCGACAAGCAATAAGCATGAGGCCAGACTTCAAGCAGGCTTACATTAGCAG AGGAGAATTGcttctaaaaatgaataaacctATCAAAGCAAAAGAAGCATATCTTAAAGCCCTAGAGCTGGACAGAAATAATGCAGATCTTTGGTACAACTTGGCGATTGTTCATATTGAACTTAAGGAACCAAATGAGGCGCTGAAAAACTTTAATCATGCTTTAGAACTAAATCCAAAGCATAAACTAGCGTTATTCAATTCTGCTATATTAATGCAAGAATCAG gaGAAGTTAGACTCAGACCTGAAGCGAGAAAACGACTTTTAAGCTATATAAATGAAGAGCCACAAGATGCTAATGGTTATTTCAATTTGGGAATGCTTGCCATGGATGACAAAAAGGACTCTGAAGCAGAGATATGGATGAAGAAAGCCATAAAATTACAAGCTGACTTCAGAAGTGCTTTGTTTAATCTGGCTCTCCTGTATTCTCAGACTGCAAAGGAATTAATGGCTTTGCCAGTCTTGGAAGAATTACTCAAATACTATCCTGATCATATCAAGGGTCTCATTTTAAAGGGAGACATCCTGATGAATCAAAAGAAAGATATACGTGGAGCAAAAAAGTGTTTTGAAAAGATTTTGGAGATGGATCCAGGCAATGTGCAAGGAAAACACAATCTCTGTGTTGTTTATTTTGAAGAGAAGGACTTATTAAAAGCTGAAAGATGCCTGGTTGAAACATTGGCATTAGCACCACATGAAGAATATATTCAACGCCACTTGAATATAGTCAGGGATAAAATTTCTTCATCTAGTTTTGTAGAACAACCTATATTCCCAGCTGGTAAGACTTCAGGTGTCGAAGGAGATAAAATTCCaactgaaaatgtaaaagaaataaaaagcgaGCCCAGACCTAcccaaataataaaaacaaatgacaataagAGTCAGTCTAAAGCCAGCAAACAATTAGGAAAAAGTACAGACAAAGAAATTCCccacaaaacaacaaaagaaatcaaagaaattgaaaagaaaagagtTGCTGCTTTAAAAAGACTAGAAGAGATTGAACGTATTTTAAATGGTGAATAG